A genomic window from Candidatus Kouleothrix ribensis includes:
- a CDS encoding branched-chain amino acid ABC transporter permease, protein METRRRGDRESRRRGDSLVADVSWLVARGCKRNIVTDFRRLLGPLLAIVLLAALLAALQASGLAFWQGLGVNLGIFLILVLSLNLANGLTGVFSLGHIGFMALGAYGSAILTLPLREKQSYLPNLPGWLAGVHLDTRLAGFPIGFLLATLIAAVLVALLATLVGLVLMRLSGHFVAVATLGFLVIVRVILFNADTITRGSRTFSNVTAYTNLWWVWAWVLLTLYVVWRLKNSPYGRAMLAQREDRLAAQACGIAVMPPRLLAFVVSAFFTAVAGALYAHFITSFSPTVFYFDLTFRVITMLVVGGMGSVSGSVVGVVLVLALAEALRRIEDMTQLFGISQVVLALIFLLIIIFRREGLLGQREIALDRLFVKGGERSTPAPELRR, encoded by the coding sequence ATGGAGACCAGAAGACGGGGAGACCGGGAGAGCAGGAGACGGGGAGACAGCCTCGTGGCTGATGTCTCGTGGCTCGTGGCTCGCGGTTGCAAGAGGAATATCGTGACTGACTTCCGCCGCCTGCTTGGCCCACTGCTGGCGATTGTGCTGCTCGCGGCGCTGCTGGCCGCGCTGCAAGCCTCGGGGCTGGCTTTCTGGCAGGGCCTGGGTGTCAACCTGGGCATCTTCTTGATCCTGGTGCTCAGCCTGAACCTGGCGAATGGCCTGACCGGCGTGTTCTCGCTGGGCCATATCGGCTTCATGGCGCTGGGGGCGTATGGCTCGGCCATTCTGACGCTGCCGCTGCGCGAGAAGCAGAGCTACCTGCCCAACCTGCCGGGCTGGCTGGCCGGCGTGCATCTCGACACGCGACTGGCCGGCTTCCCGATCGGCTTTTTGCTGGCCACGCTGATCGCCGCCGTGCTGGTGGCGCTGCTGGCCACGCTGGTGGGCCTGGTGCTGATGCGCCTGTCGGGCCATTTTGTGGCGGTGGCCACGCTGGGTTTCCTGGTGATCGTACGCGTGATTCTGTTTAACGCCGACACGATTACGCGCGGCTCGCGTACATTCTCGAATGTCACGGCCTACACCAACCTGTGGTGGGTCTGGGCCTGGGTGCTGCTGACGCTGTATGTGGTGTGGCGGCTGAAGAACTCGCCCTACGGCCGGGCCATGCTGGCCCAGCGCGAAGATCGGCTGGCCGCCCAGGCATGCGGCATTGCCGTGATGCCGCCACGGCTGCTGGCGTTTGTGGTTAGCGCATTCTTCACCGCCGTGGCCGGCGCGCTGTATGCGCACTTCATCACCTCGTTCTCGCCCACCGTGTTCTACTTCGACCTGACCTTCCGGGTGATTACGATGCTGGTGGTGGGCGGCATGGGCTCGGTGAGCGGCTCGGTGGTAGGCGTGGTGCTGGTGCTGGCGCTGGCCGAGGCCCTGCGCCGGATCGAAGACATGACCCAGCTGTTCGGTATCAGCCAGGTGGTGCTGGCGCTGATCTTCTTGCTGATCATTATCTTTCGGCGCGAGGGCTTGCTCGGCCAGCGCGAGATCGCACTCGATCGGCTGTTTGTGAAAGGGGGTGAGCGCTCGACCCCGGCGCCCGAGCTGCGCCGGTAG
- a CDS encoding ABC transporter substrate-binding protein, translating into MKRRLLAVLLGMALVLAGCGAPAPTAAPTAAGAGAPAASSEPIKIGGGFALTGDESALDLPAANGAKLAAKELNAAGGVLGRQIDLIVHDTQYKMDVTAQVAKQFVEQDKVVSVIGFTDTDSVLASGPTIQGAGLPFITAGATSPKIPTQVGDKMFLACFGDNVQAAAGAEFGADKYGKRAYLLWDKGVEYTTLLAGYFKARFTELGGTIVLEDQYDDKATDFSAQIAKVKALPAQPDFYYIAAMPYNVGPVVKQLRDAGITGPVIGGDGYDTPDLVSVAGKAAENVFFTTHALMDAQGGTAGIKKFIAAYNKEYGHDPENAFAALGYDTMYLLADAIKRAGATDAAAIQQAIKATKGYPGITGTITFGDSNIPQKGVTIIAIKDGKFTLGAEVVPQKVPAP; encoded by the coding sequence ATGAAACGCAGATTGCTTGCCGTGCTACTGGGCATGGCACTGGTGCTGGCCGGCTGTGGTGCGCCCGCACCCACCGCCGCGCCGACTGCGGCTGGCGCAGGTGCGCCGGCCGCCAGCAGCGAGCCGATCAAGATCGGCGGCGGCTTCGCGCTCACCGGCGACGAGTCGGCGCTCGATCTGCCGGCGGCCAACGGGGCGAAGCTGGCCGCGAAAGAGCTGAATGCCGCCGGCGGCGTGCTGGGCCGCCAGATCGACCTGATTGTCCACGATACGCAGTACAAGATGGATGTGACTGCGCAGGTGGCCAAGCAGTTTGTCGAGCAAGACAAAGTGGTCAGTGTGATTGGCTTCACCGACACCGACTCGGTGCTGGCCTCGGGCCCGACCATCCAGGGCGCCGGGCTGCCGTTCATCACTGCCGGCGCGACCTCGCCGAAGATTCCGACGCAGGTGGGCGACAAGATGTTCCTGGCCTGCTTCGGCGATAACGTTCAGGCGGCGGCTGGGGCCGAGTTCGGCGCCGATAAGTATGGCAAACGGGCCTACCTCCTGTGGGATAAGGGCGTCGAGTACACCACGCTGCTGGCCGGCTACTTCAAGGCGCGCTTCACCGAGCTGGGCGGCACGATCGTGCTCGAGGATCAGTACGACGATAAGGCGACCGACTTCTCGGCCCAGATCGCCAAGGTCAAGGCGCTGCCGGCACAACCCGATTTCTACTACATCGCCGCCATGCCCTATAACGTCGGTCCAGTTGTCAAGCAGCTGCGCGATGCCGGCATCACCGGCCCGGTGATCGGCGGCGACGGCTACGATACGCCCGACCTGGTGAGCGTGGCCGGTAAGGCTGCCGAGAACGTGTTTTTCACCACCCATGCGCTGATGGATGCGCAGGGCGGCACCGCCGGCATCAAGAAGTTCATTGCGGCCTATAATAAAGAATATGGCCACGACCCCGAGAATGCCTTCGCGGCGCTGGGCTACGACACCATGTACCTGCTGGCCGACGCGATCAAGCGCGCCGGTGCGACCGACGCAGCTGCCATTCAGCAGGCGATCAAGGCGACCAAGGGCTACCCTGGCATCACCGGTACGATTACCTTCGGCGACAGTAATATTCCGCAGAAGGGCGTGACCATCATCGCAATCAAAGATGGTAAGTTCACGCTTGGCGCCGAGGTGGTGCCACAAAAGGTGCCGGCGCCGTAG
- a CDS encoding PAS domain S-box protein encodes MKHALDPVVALLNRLNYPQKFALISVLFAIPLVLVITLFLFEVGTKIAFSQAERDGTAYLRPLRSLFEHALHEQLFAHDQANGDATIAPALVAAQARIDADFVALAAIDRQLGARLGTSAALENLHGEWNDLKARGATMHTRMLDDVHTQFLGHIRDLIRLIGDSSNLILDPDLDTYYIMDTVLLRLPESQTQLAQLRLLGDRVARQGSANAEDRAQLITLNGLIEANLEAIDHGMGVATRNNATGTLRPAIEDAQTTYLATVSTLLEQNRQGLIKPGAIRIQPDAYRTQVLAALAASFGFWDRAVDQLDTLLQVRIDRFNQRKYLAFGVTGAVLLLVLLVWLAFYVAVMRTVRRLDAAAQRMSAGDMSGLVQLDSRDELGQVARSFNQVASALIATSAQRQAVLDNAVDAIITVDDTGQIDSCNPAAERVFGYGTAELLGGPIARLIPAPDHEQYRAVGVGREVTGRRCDGTAFPLDLAVGAMQTGGQQRYILIAHDLTERKREAEERAHLQAQIIRAQASALAELSSPLIPISDDVVVMPLIGMIDDQRMAQVIETLLRGVERHRARVAIIDITGVPVVDTQVAHGIIRAAQALRMLGSHTVITGIRPEVAQTLVGLGVDLHGIITRSTLQSGIAFAYRPS; translated from the coding sequence ATGAAACACGCCCTGGATCCGGTTGTCGCACTGTTGAACCGGCTGAACTACCCGCAAAAGTTTGCCCTGATCAGCGTATTGTTTGCGATCCCGCTGGTGCTGGTGATCACGCTGTTCTTGTTCGAGGTTGGTACGAAGATAGCGTTCTCGCAGGCGGAGCGCGACGGCACCGCCTACCTGCGCCCGCTGCGCAGCTTGTTCGAGCATGCCCTGCACGAGCAGCTGTTTGCGCACGACCAGGCCAATGGCGATGCAACGATCGCGCCGGCGCTTGTCGCGGCCCAGGCGCGCATTGACGCCGATTTCGTCGCGCTGGCCGCGATCGACCGGCAGCTTGGCGCGCGGCTCGGCACCAGTGCGGCGCTCGAAAACCTGCATGGCGAGTGGAACGACCTGAAGGCGCGTGGTGCGACCATGCACACCCGCATGCTCGACGACGTGCATACGCAGTTTCTCGGCCATATTCGCGACCTGATCCGGCTGATAGGCGACAGCTCGAATCTCATTCTCGACCCCGATCTCGACACGTACTACATCATGGACACGGTGCTGCTCAGGCTGCCCGAATCGCAGACACAGCTGGCGCAGCTTCGGCTGCTAGGTGATCGGGTGGCGCGCCAGGGCAGCGCAAATGCCGAAGATCGGGCGCAGCTGATTACGCTGAATGGCTTGATCGAGGCGAATCTCGAGGCGATCGACCATGGCATGGGCGTGGCAACCCGCAATAACGCAACTGGTACCTTGCGGCCGGCGATCGAAGATGCCCAGACGACCTACCTGGCGACGGTGAGCACATTGCTGGAGCAGAATCGCCAGGGCTTGATTAAGCCAGGCGCGATCAGGATCCAGCCCGACGCATATCGCACCCAGGTGCTGGCGGCGCTGGCCGCGAGCTTCGGCTTCTGGGATCGCGCGGTCGATCAGCTTGACACGCTGCTACAGGTGCGGATCGATCGGTTCAACCAGCGTAAATACCTGGCGTTCGGCGTCACAGGGGCTGTGCTGCTGCTGGTGCTGCTGGTCTGGCTGGCCTTCTACGTGGCGGTTATGCGCACGGTGCGCCGGCTCGACGCCGCAGCGCAACGCATGAGCGCCGGCGATATGTCGGGGCTAGTGCAGCTCGACAGCCGCGACGAGCTGGGCCAGGTGGCGCGTTCGTTTAACCAGGTGGCCTCGGCGCTGATCGCCACCAGCGCACAGCGCCAGGCCGTACTCGATAACGCAGTCGATGCGATCATCACCGTCGATGACACCGGGCAGATCGACTCGTGCAACCCGGCTGCCGAGCGGGTGTTTGGCTATGGCACGGCCGAACTGCTGGGCGGCCCGATCGCGCGGCTGATCCCCGCGCCCGATCATGAGCAGTACCGCGCCGTGGGGGTTGGGCGCGAGGTGACAGGCCGGCGCTGCGATGGCACGGCCTTCCCGCTCGACCTGGCCGTAGGTGCTATGCAGACGGGCGGGCAGCAGCGCTACATTCTGATCGCCCACGACCTGACCGAGCGCAAGCGCGAGGCCGAGGAGCGGGCGCACCTGCAGGCCCAGATCATTCGTGCCCAGGCCAGCGCCCTGGCCGAGCTCTCGTCGCCGCTGATCCCGATCAGCGACGATGTCGTGGTTATGCCGCTGATCGGCATGATCGACGATCAGCGCATGGCCCAGGTGATCGAAACATTGCTGCGGGGGGTCGAACGGCACCGGGCGCGTGTGGCGATCATCGACATCACCGGCGTGCCAGTGGTCGATACGCAGGTCGCGCACGGCATCATCCGCGCGGCCCAGGCCCTGCGGATGCTCGGCTCGCACACGGTGATTACCGGCATCCGCCCCGAAGTGGCCCAGACCCTGGTTGGGCTTGGGGTTGACCTGCATGGCATTATTACCCGTAGCACGCTCCAGAGCGGTATCGCCTTCGCGTATCGCCCCAGCTAG
- a CDS encoding glutamine synthetase — MTTEAIVEQARDAGVRLVRFLYCDNGAAIRGKATALSGLGARLTDGIGLTVAMMAMNSLDQLQSVEGMGPVGEIRLVPDPDSFVIVPYAAGSAAMLCDMLTGDRTPWGACPRSFLKRMRARAAAQGWQLHASFEAEFSLARRDERGEYAPFDQTLCFSSIAMNQAAPFATALVAALEAQGLRPEQYYPELGHGQHEVSIRHTEALRAADHHIMLRETIRGVASEYGLYASLAPKPFADQAGNGAHIHFSLWDAAGRNLFYDRDAPDGLSQLGAQFIAGVLEHLPALVALTCPSFNSYKRLQPQSWSSAYTAWGHDNREAAVRVASPFWSDVEGSTNLELKAADSSCNPYIALGGLLAAGLDGVARQLTPRAATEADPAGLSEAERAARGIRRLPASLDEALDNLERDALLIESLGDLLSRAYLAVRRSEARAYAAMDDAAQFKGHFYTY, encoded by the coding sequence ATGACAACAGAGGCGATTGTCGAGCAGGCACGCGATGCCGGCGTACGCCTGGTGCGGTTTCTCTACTGCGACAATGGCGCGGCCATCCGTGGTAAGGCTACAGCGCTGAGCGGGCTGGGCGCACGGCTCACCGACGGAATTGGCCTGACGGTGGCTATGATGGCCATGAATAGCCTCGACCAGCTTCAGTCGGTCGAGGGCATGGGGCCGGTCGGCGAGATTCGGCTGGTGCCCGACCCAGACAGCTTTGTGATCGTGCCGTACGCGGCCGGCAGCGCAGCCATGCTGTGCGATATGCTGACTGGCGACCGCACGCCATGGGGCGCGTGCCCACGCTCATTCCTCAAGCGCATGCGCGCGCGCGCGGCGGCGCAGGGCTGGCAGCTGCACGCCTCGTTCGAGGCCGAGTTCTCGCTGGCGCGGCGCGATGAGCGCGGCGAATATGCGCCCTTCGACCAGACGCTGTGCTTCTCGTCGATCGCCATGAACCAGGCCGCGCCGTTTGCGACTGCGCTGGTGGCCGCGCTCGAGGCCCAGGGCCTGCGGCCCGAGCAGTACTACCCCGAGCTAGGCCATGGCCAGCACGAGGTCTCGATCCGGCACACCGAGGCGCTGCGGGCAGCCGATCATCATATCATGCTGCGCGAGACCATCCGCGGCGTGGCCAGCGAGTATGGCCTGTACGCCTCGCTGGCGCCCAAGCCGTTCGCCGACCAGGCCGGCAATGGTGCGCATATTCACTTCAGCCTGTGGGATGCGGCTGGGCGCAACCTGTTCTACGATCGCGACGCGCCCGATGGGCTATCGCAGCTGGGTGCGCAGTTCATCGCCGGAGTACTCGAGCACCTGCCCGCGCTGGTGGCGCTGACCTGCCCAAGCTTCAACTCGTACAAGCGGCTGCAGCCGCAGAGCTGGAGCAGCGCCTACACCGCCTGGGGCCACGACAACCGCGAGGCGGCCGTGCGGGTGGCCTCGCCGTTCTGGAGCGATGTCGAGGGTTCGACCAACCTTGAGCTGAAGGCCGCCGACAGCTCGTGCAACCCATATATCGCGCTGGGCGGCCTGCTGGCAGCCGGGCTCGACGGCGTGGCCCGCCAGCTTACGCCGCGCGCCGCCACCGAGGCCGACCCGGCCGGGCTCTCGGAGGCCGAGCGAGCCGCGCGTGGCATCCGGCGCCTGCCGGCCTCGCTCGACGAAGCGCTCGACAACCTCGAGCGCGACGCGCTGCTGATCGAGTCGCTCGGCGATCTGCTGAGCCGAGCGTACCTGGCGGTGCGCCGCTCGGAGGCGCGCGCCTACGCGGCCATGGACGACGCGGCCCAGTTCAAGGGCCATTTCTATACATATTGA
- a CDS encoding branched-chain amino acid ABC transporter permease, protein MSLVYYFIQQGVNALSIGSLYALMAVGLAMVFGILRLINFAHGDMMMVAAYIAAFALFAQLPLLPTLVLTIGGTVALGLLIERVAYRPIRGAPDVAALLSSFAVGQMLQSGTLLWMRRIGRPDQIAFPAPELLSGVLALGPITVPRLNIVSLVVGALLLVLLSLFVTRTTLGLSMRAAAEDLDAARLMGININRVVASAFAIGSGLAAVAGLLFAVQAGQINPYMGFSPVLKAFIAAVIGGFGSIAGAVLGGYALGALEVLLTALPGIGDILPPGMVSPGTQAALRQWLPSSLAGYRDAFVFVALILMLLFRPNGLLGKRSRDEL, encoded by the coding sequence ATGAGCCTTGTCTACTACTTCATCCAGCAGGGTGTGAACGCGCTGAGCATCGGCAGCTTGTATGCGCTGATGGCGGTTGGGCTGGCCATGGTGTTCGGCATTCTGCGGCTGATCAACTTCGCGCACGGCGATATGATGATGGTGGCGGCCTATATCGCGGCGTTTGCGCTGTTCGCTCAGCTGCCGCTGCTGCCGACGCTGGTGCTGACGATTGGCGGAACCGTGGCGCTAGGCCTGCTGATCGAGCGCGTGGCCTACCGGCCGATCCGCGGCGCGCCCGACGTAGCGGCGCTGCTGTCGTCGTTCGCGGTTGGCCAGATGCTGCAGAGCGGCACGCTGCTGTGGATGCGCCGGATCGGCCGGCCCGACCAGATCGCCTTCCCGGCGCCCGAGCTGCTCAGCGGCGTGCTGGCGCTTGGCCCGATCACCGTGCCGCGGCTGAATATTGTCAGCCTGGTGGTGGGCGCGCTGCTGCTGGTGCTGCTGTCGCTATTCGTCACGCGCACCACGCTGGGCCTGTCGATGCGCGCGGCGGCCGAAGATCTCGACGCGGCCCGGCTGATGGGCATTAACATCAACCGGGTGGTGGCCAGCGCCTTCGCGATCGGCTCGGGCCTGGCGGCGGTGGCCGGGCTGCTGTTCGCGGTGCAGGCCGGGCAGATCAACCCGTACATGGGCTTCTCGCCGGTGCTGAAGGCGTTCATCGCCGCCGTGATCGGCGGCTTTGGCAGCATTGCCGGGGCGGTGCTGGGCGGCTATGCGCTCGGCGCGCTCGAGGTGCTGCTCACGGCGCTGCCGGGCATTGGCGATATCTTGCCGCCCGGCATGGTCTCGCCCGGCACACAGGCCGCCCTGCGGCAGTGGCTGCCAAGCTCGCTGGCGGGCTACCGCGATGCATTCGTGTTCGTGGCGCTGATCCTGATGCTGCTGTTCCGCCCGAATGGCTTGCTGGGCAAACGCAGCCGCGACGAGCTGTAG